The Pyricularia oryzae 70-15 chromosome 5, whole genome shotgun sequence genome includes a region encoding these proteins:
- a CDS encoding peptidyl-tRNA hydrolase 2, with the protein MAALASADKYSSTVILSTSLVALVSGFLLGVYSIRGYLLSPELVEERRRNFRDPEESEESDIDEDDTILDHAPNWSNGAEADRRDGLRVTAAGAAAGKKDKKSAAAGGGKDKDAVEVSAGADEKEECKLVLVVRTDLGMTKGKIAAQCSHATLACYKVLSRAATKSDAAARLLRRWERMGQAKIALQVKSQEELEELQGVAHSLGVTAEAIHDAGRTQIAAGSMTVLGVGPAPKSLVDQITGKLKLL; encoded by the exons ATGGCCGCACTAGCTTCAGCAGACAAGTACTCTTCGACGGTGATACTGTCGACGAGCCTGGTCGCGCTCGTCTCCGGTTTCCTGCTGGGCGTCTACAGCATCCGCGGCTACCTCTTGTCGCCCGAACTGGTCGAGGAGCGTCGCCGCAACTTTCGCGACCCCGAGGAGAGCGAGGAGTCCGACattgacgaggacgacacCATCCTCGACCACGCCCCCAACTGGAGCAATGGAGCCGAGGCCGACAGGAGGGATGGTCTGCGCGTGacggcggcgggggcggcggcggggaagaaggacaagaagtcggcggctgctggtggtggtaAAGACAAGGATGCGGTAGAGGTCAGCGCTGGTGCCGACGAGAAGGAGGAGTGCAAGCTTGTGTTGGTGGTGAGGACGGATCTGGGCATGACTAAGG GCAAAATCGCCGCCCAGTGCTCCCACGCAACCCTAGCCTGCTACAAGGTTCTGTCGCGCGCCGCAACAAAgtccgacgccgccgcccgcctgCTCCGCCGTTGGGAGCGCATGGGACAGGCCAAGATCGCCCTCCAGGTCAAGAGCcaggaggagctcgaggagctgcagGGCGTTGCGCACAGCCTGGGCGTCACGGCCGAGGCCATCCACGACGCCGGCAGGACCCAGATCGCCGCCGGCAGCATGACGGTCCTGGGTGTCGGCCCCGCGCCCAAGAGTCTGGTCGATCAGATCACGGGCAAGCTCAAGTTGCTGTGA
- a CDS encoding glucoamylase — translation MDISRVDHGTSTSNITTSVNPVMHAISSFVLLGTYAVQAVLGRPNSLARRANVDSFIEVERPIALQGVLRNIGSDGALVRGAGPGVVIASPSTVDPDYFYTWTRDSALVLKCLTDIFANKYDAGLQSTITQYITTQAQVQRIDNPSGPLSDGSGLGEPKYNANLSPYLGSWGRPQRDGPALRATALVAYANWLIGNNYTSTARDIVWPILRNDLNYVAQYWNRTGFDLWEEVQGSSFFTTGAQYKALIEGDALAKKLGATCSSCESIAPNILCFLQSFWTPNGNYIVSNTNTGTNRSGKDANSILSSIHSFDPAAGCDELTFQPCSAKSLANHKAVVDSFRFYPINSGIQVGRGLAVGRYSEDVYYGGNPWHLTTLAAAEQIYDAVYVWKKQGRLEVTSASLPFFRDLSSSIAVGSYASDSTTFTQIIDAALVYADGFIEVVQRYAGANGSLDEQIDKNNGSQRSARDLTWSYAAFLTATDRRAGVVPPSWFVPASLPGSCSTGSQQGVYSAVTPASFPASQTPITGAPPVPPTTTAPPGGCTTAPVVAVTFNVLVTTTPGDTIKIVGDIEDLGKWNPQNGIALDANDYTASRPLWKKAITLKAGQVVQYKFINVASGGAVRWEADPNRVYTVPSSCATAVAVDGQWQT, via the exons ATGGACATCTCACGAGTCGATCATGGGACCTCCACCTCCAACATCACCACCTCCGTCAATCCCGTCATGCACGCCATCTCATCCTTCGTTCTCCTGGGCACTTATGCTGTCCAGGCTGTGCTTGGTCGTCCCAATTCCCTTGCAAGACGTGCCAATGTCGACTCCTTCATTGAGGTCGAACGCCCAATTGCCCTTCAAGGAGTCCTCCGCAACATAGGCTCAGATGGCGCCTTGGTTCGTGGTGCCGGTCCAGGTGTCGTCATCGCATCTCCGTCCACCGTGGACCCGGACTACTTTTACACCTGGACCCGAGACAGCGCCCTTGTGCTCAAGTGCTTGACGGATATTTTCGCCAACAAGTACGACGCCGGGCTCCAGTCGACCATCACCCAGTACATCACCACCCAGGCCCAGGTGCAACGCATCGACAACCCCTCCGGACCCCTGAGTGACGGCTCGGGTCTGGGCGAGCCCAAGTACAATGCCAACCTCTCTCCGTACCTCGGCTCTTGGGGAAGGCCGCAGAGGGATGGGCCTGCGTTGAGGGCCACTGCCTTGGTTGCCTATGCAAACTGGCTCATCGGGAACAACTACACGAGCACTGCCCGTGACATCGTGTGGCCTATCCTGAGGAATGACTTGAACTATGTGGCTCAGTACTG GAACAGAACTGGGTTTGATCTTTGGGAGGAGGTTCAAGGCAGCTCATTCTTCACCACTGGCGCTCAGTATAAAG CCTTGATTGAGGGAGACGCTTTGGCCAAGAAGCTTGGAGCGACTTGCTCATCCTGCGAGAGCATCGCCCCTAATATCCTCTGCTTCCTGCAGAGCTTCTGGACTCCGAATGGCAACTACATCGTCTCCAACACCAACACGGGTACTAACCGCTCCGGCAAAGACGCCAACAGTATTCTATCATCGATTCACTCGTTCGACCCCGCTGCTGGCTGCGACGAGCTTACCTTCCAGCCCTGCAGTGCAAAGTCCCTTGCAAATCACAAGGCCGTCGTCGACTCTTTCAGGTTCTACCCCATCAACTCTGGGATCCAAGTTGGCCGAGGATTGGCCGTTGGACGCTACTCGGAAGATGTCTACTACGGTGGCAACCCATGGCACCTGACAACGCTCGCGGCCGCAGAGCAGATCTACGATGCCGTCTATGTGTGGAAAAAGCAAGGCCGTCTTGAAGTTACCAGCGCATCACTCCCGTTTTTCCGTGATCTTTCGTCATCTATTGCCGTCGGAAGCTACGCGTCCGATTCGACAACCTTTACCCAGATCATCGATGCAGCTCTGGTGTACGCAGATGGCTTCATCGAGGTCGTGCAGCGCTATGCTGGCGCCAATGGGTCTCTGGATGAGCAGATCGACAAGAACAATGGTAGCCAGCGCTCGGCACGCGACCTGACTTGGTCGTATGCAGCTTTCCTTACCGCCACTGATCGCCGCGCCGGAGTTGTTCCGCCATCGTGGTTTGTGCCGGCCAGCCTTCCCGGCTCGTGCTCTACAGGCTCACAGCAGGGAGTCTACTCGGCCGTGACGCCAGCCTCGTTCCCAGCATCTCAGACGCCCATCACCGGCGCGCCGCCCGTCCCCCCTACTACTACGGCGCCTCCAGGCGGTTGCACGACGGCGCCCGTAGTAGCTGTTACTTTCAACGTGCTGGTGACGACAACGCCCGGTGATACTATCAAGATCGTGGGCGACATTGAGGACTTGGGCAAGTGGAACCCGCAGAACGGCATCGCCCTGGACGCGAACGACTACACTGCCAGCAGGCCGCTGTGGAAGAAGGCCATCACTCTCAAGGCGGGCCAGGTTGTGCAGTACAAGTTCATCAACGTGGCCAGCGGTGGTGCAGTCCGATGGGAGGCTGATCCGAACCGGGTGTACACGGTACCCAGCTCGTGTGccactgctgttgctgtagaTGGACAGTGGCAGACGTAG